A part of Rhinoderma darwinii isolate aRhiDar2 chromosome 1, aRhiDar2.hap1, whole genome shotgun sequence genomic DNA contains:
- the LOC142664972 gene encoding uncharacterized protein LOC142664972 → MRQTREEEETPEVKRLTREEETPEVKRQTREEEETPEVKRQTREEEETPEVKRQTREEEETPEVKRLTREEETPEVKRQTREEKTPEVKRQTREEEETPEVKRQTREETPEVKRQTREETPEVKRQTREEEETPEVKRQTREEETPEVKRQTREEETPEVKRQTREEKTPEVKRQTREEEETPEVKRQTREETPEVKRQTREETPEVKRQTREEEETPEVKRQTREEETPEVKRQTGDEETPDIKNQERD, encoded by the coding sequence ATGAGACAGACTAGAGAAGAAGAAGAGACCCCTGAGGTAAAGAGACTGACTAGAGAAGAAGAGACCCCTGAGGTAAAGAGACAGACTAGAGAAGAAGAAGAGACCCCTGAGGTAAAGAGACAGACTAGAGAAGAAGAAGAGACCCCTGAGGTAAAGAGACAGACTAGAGAAGAAGAAGAGACCCCTGAGGTAAAGAGACTGACTAGAGAAGAAGAGACCCCTGAGGTAAAGAGACAGACTAGAGAAGAAAAGACCCCTGAGGTAAAGAGACAGACTAGAGAAGAAGAAGAGACCCCTGAGGTAAAGAGACAGACTAGAGAAGAGACCCCTGAGGTAAAGAGACAGACTAGAGAAGAGACCCCTGAGGTAAAGAGACAGACTAGAGAAGAAGAAGAGACCCCTGAGGTAAAGAGACAGACTAGAGAAGAGGAGACCCCTGAGGTAAAGAGACAGACTAGAGAAGAAGAGACCCCTGAGGTAAAGAGACAGACTAGAGAAGAAAAGACCCCTGAGGTAAAGAGACAGACTAGAGAAGAAGAAGAGACCCCTGAGGTAAAGAGACAGACTAGAGAAGAGACCCCTGAGGTAAAGAGACAGACTAGAGAAGAGACCCCTGAGGTAAAGAGACAGACTAGAGAAGAAGAAGAGACCCCTGAGGTAAAGAGACAGACTAGAGAAGAGGAGACCCCTGAGGTAAAGAGACAGACTGGAGATGAAGAGACACCTGATATAAAGAACCAGGAGAGAGACTGA